A genome region from Tolypothrix sp. PCC 7712 includes the following:
- a CDS encoding peptidoglycan-binding domain-containing protein: MNWKVLTLIPVLTLATAFPAFSKTANKTQNPASTTPVTQTSQPTTNTTKKPSAITTTNTAAKPTTTLQLGSKGEGVKTAQNFLKQQGLYTGNVNGVFDKQTRSAVIKFQKSKGLRADGIIGRRTLAAMK; the protein is encoded by the coding sequence ATGAATTGGAAAGTACTTACTTTAATTCCTGTACTAACTTTAGCCACTGCTTTTCCAGCCTTCTCCAAAACTGCGAATAAAACTCAAAATCCTGCTAGCACTACCCCAGTTACTCAAACTAGCCAGCCAACAACCAATACAACTAAAAAGCCTAGCGCTATAACAACTACCAACACTGCAGCAAAGCCAACCACTACACTCCAGTTAGGTAGCAAGGGAGAAGGAGTTAAAACTGCTCAAAACTTTTTAAAGCAACAAGGGTTGTACACCGGAAATGTTAATGGTGTATTTGATAAACAAACACGCTCCGCAGTCATCAAATTCCAAAAATCCAAAGGCTTAAGAGCAGACGGCATCATTGGACGGCGGACTTTAGCAGCTATGAAGTAA
- the cysH gene encoding phosphoadenosine phosphosulfate reductase — protein MTVSTVSPNQTKEFDLEQLNQQFETATPKDILAWSVENIATGLVQTSAFNVDDMIITHILYSELKHPVPVIFLDTLFHFPQSLELVAKSKEIYNLDLQTYKTPDVDSREAFNAKYGDALWDRDITKFHHITKIEPLQRGLDELNTVAWITGRRRDQAVTRANMPVFELDGQGRLKVNPLAAWTRQQSWVYVAEHGVIYNPLHDQGYPSIGDEPITTKVGEGEDERAGRWRGTGKTECGIHI, from the coding sequence ATGACAGTTTCCACGGTATCGCCAAACCAAACCAAAGAGTTTGATTTAGAACAGTTAAACCAACAATTTGAAACTGCTACCCCAAAAGACATACTGGCGTGGTCTGTAGAAAATATCGCCACGGGATTGGTGCAAACCAGCGCCTTTAACGTGGATGACATGATAATTACCCACATTCTTTATAGTGAACTGAAGCATCCAGTCCCCGTTATCTTTCTCGATACCCTATTCCACTTCCCCCAAAGCTTAGAACTAGTTGCTAAAAGTAAAGAAATTTATAACCTAGATCTACAAACTTACAAAACCCCAGATGTAGATAGCCGTGAAGCTTTTAACGCAAAATACGGCGATGCACTTTGGGACAGAGATATTACTAAATTCCACCACATTACAAAAATCGAACCTTTGCAAAGAGGTTTAGACGAACTCAATACAGTTGCTTGGATTACTGGTCGTCGCCGTGACCAAGCTGTTACCCGTGCTAATATGCCTGTATTTGAATTAGATGGTCAAGGACGCTTGAAAGTAAATCCTTTAGCTGCCTGGACACGCCAACAAAGCTGGGTTTACGTGGCAGAACATGGCGTAATTTACAACCCTCTACATGACCAAGGCTATCCCAGCATTGGTGACGAACCAATCACCACCAAAGTAGGCGAAGGTGAAGACGAACGCGCTGGACGCTGGCGGGGAACCGGCAAAACTGAATGTGGAATTCATATTTAA
- a CDS encoding N-acyl-D-amino-acid deacylase family protein codes for MLDLLIQNGLIFDGLGSAPIRGDIGIQNGRIVGIAPSLSTPAREVVDAAGLWVTPGFIDIHTHYDLELEIAPGLSESVRHGVTSVVIGNCSLSVAIGEAQMLADIFQRVETLSHRLIAKWLNKSISWQTPAEYLQHLQQLPLGPNVAPLFGHSALRAHVMGLERSLTVQPSRFELKLMQRIAADALDAGFVGISIDMFPWHRMSGEWQGYTIPSQHAKFKEYAMLAKLCKQRDRVFQVTPNLQKLASFVEILRMGSGFGKRLRLTVLSALDAVHNRQLWRTFSPLLFIWNRLLNGNVRFQTLTEPFTIYSDGPVTPLFEEFATGAQLNGCESRQERQKLWQSESFCRQFRQEWLSKWRNSFHRQLDLIEVVDCPEASWQGLSFAEIARQKQQEPVDLFMQALQEYDTDLRWVATGANDRLKPRLAMMQHPHIFPGFTDAGAHVRNLGYYDGALSLLKQAVTTNFLTPEAAIFRVTGEPATWFRLDTGVLRVGAKADIVLLNPNALNQAISPQVEILDPVLDGEPRMVKRGSDEIVQAVYINGVRVISKGEVSDRLGSERLGSILSPLS; via the coding sequence ATGTTGGACTTGCTGATTCAAAACGGGTTGATTTTCGATGGTTTAGGATCTGCACCTATACGTGGGGATATTGGAATTCAAAATGGCCGGATTGTAGGTATTGCTCCTAGCTTATCTACCCCAGCGCGTGAAGTAGTTGATGCTGCTGGATTGTGGGTTACACCGGGATTTATCGATATTCATACACATTACGATTTAGAGTTAGAGATTGCACCAGGATTGAGCGAATCGGTGCGTCATGGTGTTACCAGCGTGGTGATTGGCAATTGCAGTTTATCTGTTGCCATTGGTGAAGCTCAAATGCTGGCAGATATTTTTCAGCGAGTCGAAACATTATCTCATCGGTTAATTGCCAAATGGTTGAACAAGTCAATATCTTGGCAAACACCAGCAGAATATTTACAGCATTTACAACAGTTACCACTAGGGCCAAATGTTGCGCCTTTATTTGGACATAGTGCTTTACGCGCTCACGTTATGGGGTTGGAACGCAGCTTAACCGTTCAGCCGAGCAGATTTGAGCTAAAACTGATGCAGCGCATAGCAGCAGATGCTTTAGACGCGGGATTTGTCGGGATTTCTATTGATATGTTTCCTTGGCATAGGATGAGTGGCGAATGGCAAGGTTATACAATTCCCTCACAACACGCGAAATTTAAAGAATATGCGATGCTGGCAAAGCTTTGTAAGCAGCGCGATCGCGTTTTTCAAGTCACTCCTAATTTACAAAAGCTGGCTTCTTTTGTAGAGATTCTGCGTATGGGTTCGGGGTTTGGCAAGCGACTGCGGCTAACTGTCCTCTCTGCTTTGGATGCTGTACATAATCGCCAACTCTGGCGCACATTTTCCCCTCTTCTATTCATTTGGAATCGGCTTCTTAATGGTAATGTGCGCTTTCAAACGCTAACAGAACCATTCACAATTTATTCTGATGGCCCTGTTACTCCCTTATTTGAAGAATTTGCAACAGGCGCACAACTAAATGGTTGTGAGTCACGCCAAGAAAGACAAAAATTATGGCAATCTGAAAGTTTTTGTCGTCAATTTCGTCAAGAATGGCTCAGTAAATGGCGAAATTCTTTTCATCGCCAGTTAGATTTGATAGAAGTTGTTGACTGTCCCGAAGCAAGTTGGCAAGGGTTGAGTTTTGCAGAAATTGCCCGCCAAAAGCAACAGGAACCTGTAGATTTGTTTATGCAGGCGTTGCAAGAATACGATACAGATTTGCGTTGGGTAGCAACAGGAGCCAACGATCGCTTAAAACCCCGTTTAGCGATGATGCAGCACCCGCATATTTTCCCTGGATTTACTGATGCTGGCGCTCATGTGCGTAACTTGGGATACTATGATGGCGCGTTGTCTTTGCTGAAGCAGGCTGTAACAACGAATTTTCTGACACCGGAAGCGGCGATTTTTCGAGTTACAGGAGAACCTGCAACTTGGTTTCGGCTGGATACGGGAGTGCTGAGAGTTGGTGCGAAAGCAGATATAGTTTTACTCAACCCCAATGCGCTCAATCAAGCAATCAGTCCTCAGGTGGAAATATTAGATCCTGTGTTGGATGGTGAACCTCGGATGGTGAAGCGCGGTTCAGATGAGATTGTGCAAGCGGTTTATATTAATGGAGTTCGGGTTATTTCTAAGGGAGAGGTGAGCGATCGCTTAGGGAGTGAAAGATTGGGAAGTATTTTGTCTCCGTTGTCATGA
- a CDS encoding type II toxin-antitoxin system RelE family toxin — translation MYEVLLHPDAQKVYINADKALGKKIARCLQQLEQTPLLHPNIKALKGDYAG, via the coding sequence ATGTATGAAGTTCTTCTCCATCCCGATGCCCAAAAGGTTTATATTAATGCTGACAAAGCCCTAGGAAAGAAAATTGCTCGATGTTTACAACAGCTAGAGCAAACTCCCCTGTTGCACCCCAACATTAAAGCCCTAAAAGGAGATTATGCAGGGTAA
- a CDS encoding type II toxin-antitoxin system RelE family toxin: protein MIYSIDDELAQVFVVAIAHRSEVYES from the coding sequence GTGATCTATTCGATAGATGATGAACTCGCGCAGGTGTTTGTTGTGGCGATCGCCCATCGCAGTGAAGTTTATGAGTCATGA
- a CDS encoding addiction module protein — protein MSSHPLLKVEISELSVAERIQLAEDLWDSILEQQEELPLSEAQQQELDRRLEIYKKNPANGSSWEEVKKRLGFSR, from the coding sequence ATGAGTTCCCATCCATTGTTGAAAGTTGAAATTTCTGAACTCAGCGTTGCAGAACGTATCCAACTTGCTGAAGATTTATGGGATAGCATTTTAGAACAGCAAGAGGAGCTTCCCTTGAGTGAAGCGCAACAACAGGAACTAGATCGGCGCTTAGAAATTTACAAGAAAAACCCCGCAAATGGTTCTAGTTGGGAAGAGGTTAAAAAACGGTTAGGCTTTTCCCGATGA
- a CDS encoding rhodanese-like domain-containing protein: MFPAVNSITTAEFAKWRSDSAKLQPLVLDARSPAEYGVSHLKSAIRIDPIILHSKKALRISKDSPIVVYCSIGYRSAKIAQQLQKQGFTSIYNLSGGIFEWANEGRPIFKDDNHQTEFVHPYDAKWGKMLKANYHPQNCSYLASR; the protein is encoded by the coding sequence ATGTTTCCTGCTGTGAATTCCATTACGACAGCAGAATTTGCTAAATGGCGATCGGATTCTGCCAAGCTACAACCTTTAGTGCTAGATGCACGCAGTCCAGCAGAGTATGGAGTCAGTCATCTCAAATCAGCAATACGTATCGATCCGATTATTTTACACTCAAAAAAGGCTTTGAGGATTTCAAAAGATAGCCCTATTGTTGTGTACTGTTCAATTGGTTATCGTAGTGCCAAAATTGCTCAACAGCTTCAAAAGCAAGGTTTTACCTCTATTTATAACTTAAGCGGAGGTATTTTTGAGTGGGCAAATGAAGGACGACCTATTTTTAAAGATGACAACCATCAAACAGAGTTTGTGCATCCTTATGATGCAAAATGGGGAAAAATGCTGAAAGCTAATTACCATCCTCAAAATTGCTCTTATCTCGCTTCTCGATGA
- a CDS encoding DUF2973 domain-containing protein, producing the protein MLHLLYILAFTILAVIAVANLIRNLIMFSFDRERNYPATRNQGRYGYPSVNKHFPPHPELLDNAGNLIKEPLLVMRSINVEDARQQLDALYESSPGRKVENQEEG; encoded by the coding sequence ATGTTACACCTGCTTTACATTCTTGCTTTTACAATTCTTGCCGTTATCGCTGTTGCTAATTTAATTCGCAATCTGATCATGTTTAGTTTTGATCGAGAGCGCAATTATCCAGCAACTAGAAACCAGGGGAGATATGGCTATCCCTCAGTTAACAAGCATTTTCCGCCACATCCAGAATTATTAGATAATGCAGGTAACTTAATTAAAGAACCATTATTAGTGATGCGGTCAATCAACGTCGAAGATGCGCGCCAACAGCTAGATGCTTTGTATGAATCTTCTCCTGGCCGTAAAGTTGAGAATCAAGAAGAAGGTTAA
- a CDS encoding DUF2605 domain-containing protein, with protein MRDSNLPGAEVLKALLEPLLEDFQYWFTRSRKFLETEQISFMSEQDKSDLLLRIQQAQDELNTAKMMFSATDGQVGIEMATIKPWHELVTECWKVAIRFHKERDV; from the coding sequence ATGCGAGACTCAAATTTACCAGGGGCTGAAGTGCTCAAAGCTTTATTGGAACCTCTGTTAGAGGATTTTCAGTATTGGTTTACGCGATCGCGTAAATTTCTCGAAACCGAGCAAATTTCATTTATGAGTGAGCAAGACAAATCAGACTTGCTTCTCAGAATCCAGCAAGCCCAGGATGAACTCAATACAGCAAAGATGATGTTCAGTGCAACTGATGGGCAAGTTGGTATTGAAATGGCAACAATTAAGCCTTGGCACGAATTAGTGACAGAATGCTGGAAAGTGGCAATACGCTTCCATAAAGAAAGAGATGTGTGA
- a CDS encoding PHP domain-containing protein has protein sequence MVVNFARTSASTEILKQVFQNINAQSCPRSFNFHIHTVHSDGRLQPNTLMEQAIAIGLQGLAITDHHSIGGYQVAKAWLEDWKWNNPGASAPHLWTGVEINANLLDVEVHILAYSFQPEHHSMKPYLQRKATTGAEYQANNVIAAIHEAGGLAVLAHPARFRRSHLDLIPAAAERGIDGVETFYAYNNPNPWRPSSLESEQIQHLANEYSLYNTCGTDTHGLNILQRL, from the coding sequence ATGGTTGTAAATTTTGCTCGGACTTCAGCTTCCACGGAAATTTTAAAGCAAGTATTCCAAAATATTAATGCTCAAAGTTGTCCGAGGTCATTTAATTTTCATATACATACTGTTCACTCTGATGGCAGATTGCAGCCAAATACATTGATGGAACAGGCGATCGCTATTGGTTTACAAGGACTAGCAATCACCGATCATCATAGTATTGGTGGATACCAAGTTGCCAAAGCTTGGTTAGAAGACTGGAAGTGGAATAATCCGGGTGCAAGCGCTCCCCATCTGTGGACTGGTGTAGAAATTAATGCCAACCTTTTAGATGTAGAAGTTCATATTCTGGCTTACTCTTTCCAGCCAGAACACCATAGCATGAAACCTTATTTGCAAAGAAAAGCCACAACAGGCGCAGAATACCAAGCAAATAACGTCATTGCTGCGATTCATGAGGCGGGGGGATTAGCAGTATTAGCTCACCCAGCACGCTTTAGGCGATCGCACTTAGATTTAATTCCTGCTGCTGCGGAAAGGGGAATCGATGGTGTAGAAACTTTCTACGCTTACAATAACCCGAACCCTTGGAGACCAAGTTCTTTAGAATCAGAACAAATACAACATTTGGCTAACGAATATAGTCTTTACAATACCTGCGGTACTGATACCCACGGTTTAAACATACTCCAGCGTTTGTAA
- the purM gene encoding phosphoribosylformylglycinamidine cyclo-ligase yields the protein MDYRDAGVDVEAGRAFVDKIRNLVHSTFRKEVLGGLGGFGGCFQLPGGYQEPVLVSGTDGVGTKLKIAQVLNRHDTVGIDLVAMCVNDVLTSGAEPLFFLDYLATGKLDKEQLTEVVAGIAAGCQQAGCALLGGETAEMPGFYQVGEYDLAGFCVGIVEKSQMLDGSQVQVGDVAIALASSGVHSNGLSLVRKIVSDHKFDWNERPESLGGETIGEAFLKPTRIYVKPILAARQASLEIHGMAHITGGGLPENLPRCLSKGQAIKINRHNLITPPLFQWIAEAGGVNDEAMYNTFNMGIGYVLLVPPNSADQVITFFQSQDIPTFAIGEVITGDNSLVGLLD from the coding sequence ATGGATTATCGGGACGCTGGGGTAGATGTTGAGGCTGGGCGAGCCTTTGTAGATAAAATTCGCAATTTGGTTCACAGTACTTTTAGAAAAGAAGTACTTGGGGGACTAGGTGGTTTTGGTGGTTGTTTTCAGCTTCCAGGGGGTTATCAGGAACCAGTATTAGTCTCTGGAACAGATGGTGTTGGGACAAAGCTCAAAATTGCTCAAGTTCTTAACCGCCACGATACTGTAGGTATTGATTTGGTGGCGATGTGCGTTAATGATGTACTGACATCTGGAGCCGAACCGCTGTTTTTTTTAGATTATCTGGCAACAGGTAAGCTGGATAAAGAGCAATTAACTGAGGTAGTTGCAGGAATTGCGGCTGGGTGTCAGCAAGCTGGTTGTGCTTTGCTGGGGGGAGAAACCGCAGAAATGCCAGGTTTTTACCAAGTCGGTGAGTATGATTTGGCGGGATTTTGTGTAGGGATTGTAGAAAAAAGCCAAATGCTTGATGGTTCCCAGGTACAAGTAGGAGATGTTGCGATCGCTCTTGCTAGTTCTGGTGTGCATAGTAATGGCTTAAGTTTAGTACGAAAGATTGTGAGCGATCACAAATTCGATTGGAATGAACGCCCAGAATCATTAGGTGGCGAAACCATTGGAGAAGCTTTCCTCAAACCGACGCGCATTTATGTCAAACCTATCCTAGCTGCACGTCAAGCTAGTTTAGAAATTCACGGTATGGCACACATTACAGGTGGTGGTTTGCCAGAAAATTTACCCAGATGTTTAAGCAAAGGTCAAGCAATTAAAATCAATCGCCATAATTTGATAACTCCTCCACTATTTCAGTGGATAGCCGAAGCTGGAGGAGTGAACGATGAAGCAATGTATAATACCTTCAATATGGGTATTGGCTATGTGCTATTAGTCCCACCAAATAGCGCTGACCAAGTAATAACCTTCTTTCAATCACAAGATATTCCTACTTTTGCCATTGGTGAAGTAATTACTGGTGATAATTCATTAGTCGGATTGCTTGATTAA